From Streptomyces sp. NBC_01754, a single genomic window includes:
- a CDS encoding carboxyl transferase domain-containing protein produces the protein MQQAPVLTSAADPASEAWRANEAAHHALAGELRRRLATARLGGGEKARARHVARGKLLPRERVDTLLDPGSPFLELAPLAAEGLYGGAAPAAGVIAGIGRVSGRECVIVANDATVKGGTYYPMTVKKHLRAQEVALENRLPCLCLVDSGGAFLPMQDEVFPDREHFGRIFYNQARMSGAGIPQIAAVMGSCTAGGAYVPAMSDEAVIVRGQGTIFLGGPPLVKAATGEVVTAEELGGGEVHSRTSGVTDHLAEDDAHALRIVRNIVATLPARAPLPWTVEPVEEPRADPAGLYGVVPVDSRTPYDVREVIARVVDGSRFQEFKAEYGQTLVTGFARIHGHPVGIVANNGILFSESAQKGAHFVELCDQRSIPLVFLQNISGFMVGRDYEAGGIAKHGAKMVTAVACTRVPKLTVVVGGSYGAGNYSMCGRAYSPRFLWMWPNAKISVMGGEQAASVLATVKRDQIEGRGEQWAAEDEDAFKTPIRDRYEEQGNAYYATARLWDDGVIDPAETRQVLGLALTACANAPLGDPQFGVFRM, from the coding sequence ATGCAGCAGGCACCGGTCCTGACGAGCGCGGCGGATCCCGCCTCGGAGGCCTGGCGGGCCAACGAGGCGGCACACCACGCGCTCGCCGGGGAGCTGCGGAGGCGGCTCGCCACGGCACGGCTCGGCGGGGGTGAGAAGGCCCGCGCCCGGCATGTGGCGCGCGGCAAGCTGCTGCCCCGGGAGCGGGTGGACACGCTTCTCGACCCGGGTTCCCCCTTCCTGGAGCTGGCCCCGCTGGCCGCCGAGGGGCTCTACGGGGGCGCCGCGCCGGCGGCCGGGGTGATCGCCGGGATCGGCCGGGTCAGCGGCCGTGAGTGCGTGATCGTCGCCAACGACGCCACGGTCAAGGGCGGCACGTACTACCCGATGACGGTGAAGAAGCACCTCCGCGCCCAGGAGGTGGCCCTGGAGAACCGCCTGCCCTGCCTCTGTCTGGTCGACTCGGGCGGCGCCTTCCTGCCGATGCAGGACGAGGTGTTCCCCGACCGGGAGCACTTCGGGCGGATCTTCTACAACCAGGCCCGGATGTCCGGCGCCGGCATCCCGCAGATCGCCGCCGTGATGGGCTCCTGCACGGCCGGCGGGGCCTATGTGCCCGCCATGAGCGACGAGGCCGTCATCGTGCGGGGGCAGGGGACGATCTTCCTCGGCGGTCCGCCGCTGGTGAAGGCCGCCACCGGTGAGGTCGTCACCGCCGAGGAGCTCGGCGGCGGCGAGGTCCACTCCCGTACGTCGGGGGTCACCGACCATCTCGCCGAGGACGACGCGCACGCGCTGCGGATCGTCCGGAACATCGTGGCGACGCTCCCCGCCCGGGCCCCGCTCCCCTGGACCGTCGAGCCCGTCGAGGAGCCCAGGGCCGACCCCGCCGGTCTGTACGGCGTGGTGCCCGTCGACTCGCGTACGCCCTACGACGTGCGGGAGGTCATCGCCCGGGTGGTGGACGGATCGCGCTTCCAGGAGTTCAAGGCGGAGTACGGCCAGACGCTGGTCACCGGCTTCGCGAGGATCCACGGCCACCCCGTCGGCATCGTCGCCAACAACGGGATCCTGTTCTCCGAGTCCGCCCAGAAGGGCGCCCACTTCGTCGAGTTGTGCGACCAGCGCTCCATCCCCCTGGTGTTCCTCCAGAACATCTCCGGGTTCATGGTCGGCCGTGACTACGAGGCCGGGGGCATCGCCAAGCACGGCGCCAAGATGGTGACGGCAGTGGCGTGCACCCGGGTGCCGAAGCTGACCGTCGTCGTCGGCGGGTCCTACGGCGCGGGCAACTACTCGATGTGCGGCCGGGCGTATTCACCGCGCTTCCTGTGGATGTGGCCCAACGCGAAGATCTCCGTCATGGGGGGCGAGCAGGCCGCCTCGGTCCTCGCCACGGTCAAGCGGGACCAGATCGAGGGACGCGGCGAGCAGTGGGCCGCCGAGGACGAGGACGCCTTCAAAACCCCGATCCGCGACCGGTACGAGGAGCAGGGCAATGCCTACTACGCCACCGCCCGGCTCTGGGACGACGGTGTGATCGACCCGGCGGAGACCCGGCAGGTGCTGGGACTCGCCCTGACGGCCTGTGCCAACGCCCCGCTGGGTGACCCCCAGTTCGGCGTCTTCCGGATGTGA
- a CDS encoding acetyl-CoA carboxylase biotin carboxylase subunit, whose protein sequence is MFSTVLVANRGEIAVRVIRTLRELGVRSVAVFSDADADARHVREADTAVRIGPAPAAGSYLSVERLLDAARRTGAQAVHPGYGFLAENARFAQACEDAGLVFIGPPASAIALMGDKIRAKETVAAAGVPVVPGSSGSGLTDGQLAAAARGIGMPVLLKPSAGGGGKGMRLVREEALLAEEIAAARREARASFGDDTLLVERWIDRPRHIEIQVLADGHGRVVHLGERECSLQRRHQKIIEEAPSVLLDEETRASMGEAAVQAARSCGYVGAGTVEFIVPGDDPSSYYFMEMNTRLQVEHPVTELVTGLDLVEWQLRVASGERLPYEQADITLAGHAVEARICAEDPARGFLPSGGTVLTLHEPQGGGVRTDSGLSEGVPVGSTYDPMLSKVIAHGPDRATALRRLRAALADTVVLGVPTNAGFLRRLLAHPAVAAGDLDTGLVEREAGSLVPQGVPEEVYAAAALLRQPSPVAASGWVDPFSVPSGWRLGGTPARTFHHLRVPGHDPVRVGVRAGAGGTAELDFGHAGDREETADTCGPLPSGPAPEGSRLVEVSDRRVTVELDGLTHAFSRADSPDGVWLGRDGDSWHVQDHDPVEASLSGAARAGADTLAAPMPGTVTVVKVAVGDEVAAGQSLLVVEAMKMEHVIAAPHAGTVTELDVTAGTTVAMDQVLAVVAPGEDA, encoded by the coding sequence GTGTTCAGTACTGTTCTGGTCGCCAACCGTGGCGAGATCGCGGTCCGGGTCATCCGGACCCTGCGGGAGCTCGGCGTGCGTTCGGTCGCCGTCTTCAGCGACGCCGACGCGGACGCCCGGCACGTCCGCGAGGCCGATACGGCGGTCCGGATCGGGCCCGCGCCCGCCGCCGGGAGCTACCTGTCCGTGGAACGGCTCCTGGACGCGGCCCGCCGCACCGGGGCCCAGGCCGTCCACCCGGGCTACGGATTCCTCGCGGAGAACGCCCGCTTCGCCCAGGCCTGCGAGGACGCGGGGCTGGTCTTCATCGGCCCGCCGGCCTCGGCCATCGCGCTGATGGGCGACAAGATCCGGGCGAAGGAGACGGTCGCCGCCGCCGGGGTCCCGGTCGTCCCGGGATCGTCCGGGAGCGGACTCACCGACGGCCAACTGGCCGCCGCGGCCCGTGGGATCGGGATGCCGGTGCTGCTCAAGCCCTCGGCGGGCGGCGGTGGCAAGGGCATGCGGCTGGTGCGTGAGGAGGCGCTGCTCGCCGAGGAGATCGCGGCGGCGCGGCGCGAGGCGCGTGCCTCCTTCGGCGACGACACGCTGCTGGTGGAGCGGTGGATCGACCGGCCGCGCCACATCGAGATCCAGGTGCTGGCGGACGGGCACGGCCGGGTGGTGCACCTCGGCGAGCGCGAGTGCTCCCTCCAGCGCCGCCACCAGAAGATCATCGAGGAGGCGCCCTCGGTCCTGCTCGACGAGGAGACCAGGGCGTCGATGGGTGAGGCGGCGGTCCAGGCGGCGCGCTCGTGCGGGTACGTCGGCGCGGGCACGGTGGAGTTCATCGTCCCGGGCGACGACCCGTCCTCGTACTACTTCATGGAGATGAACACCCGCCTCCAGGTGGAGCACCCGGTCACCGAGCTGGTCACCGGTCTCGACCTGGTGGAGTGGCAGCTGCGGGTCGCCTCCGGTGAGCGTCTCCCCTACGAACAGGCGGACATCACGCTCGCCGGGCACGCCGTGGAGGCCCGGATCTGCGCCGAGGACCCGGCGCGCGGCTTCCTGCCGTCGGGCGGCACGGTGCTCACCCTGCACGAGCCGCAGGGCGGCGGGGTGCGGACGGACTCGGGGCTGAGCGAGGGGGTGCCCGTCGGCAGCACCTACGACCCGATGCTGTCGAAGGTCATCGCCCACGGACCCGACCGTGCCACGGCGTTGCGCAGACTGCGGGCGGCGCTGGCGGACACGGTGGTCCTGGGCGTCCCGACGAACGCCGGGTTCCTGCGGCGGCTGCTGGCCCATCCGGCGGTGGCCGCCGGCGACCTCGACACGGGGCTGGTGGAACGCGAGGCGGGCTCCCTGGTGCCGCAGGGCGTGCCCGAGGAGGTGTACGCGGCGGCGGCGCTGCTGCGGCAGCCGTCCCCGGTGGCCGCCTCCGGCTGGGTCGATCCCTTCTCGGTGCCCAGCGGCTGGCGCCTCGGCGGCACCCCCGCCCGGACCTTCCACCACCTCCGCGTCCCGGGCCACGACCCGGTGCGGGTGGGGGTGCGGGCGGGCGCGGGCGGCACGGCCGAGCTGGACTTCGGGCACGCCGGGGACCGGGAGGAGACGGCGGACACCTGCGGTCCGCTCCCCTCCGGTCCGGCCCCGGAGGGCTCCCGTCTCGTCGAGGTGTCGGACCGGCGGGTGACCGTGGAGCTGGACGGCCTCACCCACGCGTTCAGCCGGGCGGACTCCCCGGACGGGGTGTGGCTCGGCCGGGACGGGGACAGCTGGCACGTCCAGGACCACGATCCGGTCGAGGCCTCGCTGAGCGGCGCGGCCCGGGCCGGGGCCGACACGCTCGCGGCACCCATGCCCGGGACGGTCACGGTGGTGAAGGTGGCCGTGGGGGACGAGGTGGCCGCCGGGCAGAGCCTGCTGGTGGTCGAGGCGATGAAGATGGAGCACGTCATCGCCGCCCCGCACGCCGGCACCGTCACCGAGCTGGACGTCACCGCCGGGACGACCGTCGCCATGGACCAGGTCCTGGCCGTGGTCGCCCCCGGGGAGGACGCATGA
- a CDS encoding hydroxymethylglutaryl-CoA lyase, whose product MTVPLPGLPARVRIHEVGARDGLQNEASVVPTEVKARFIRRLAEAGLTTIEATSFVHPKWVPQLADAEKLFPLLGEIADVGDVELPVLVPNERGLDRALALGARRIAVFGSATETFAARNLNRTVDESLAMFEPVVARATAEGVGVRGYLSMCFGDPWEGAVPLGRVVRVAKALMDLGCEELSLGDTIGVATPGQVVALLTALNDAGVPTASIGVHFHDTYGQALSNTLAALQQGVTTVDASAGGLGGCPYAKSATGNLATEDLVWMLDGLGVDTGVDLGALTATSVWMAEQLGRPSPSRTVRALTHKE is encoded by the coding sequence ATGACCGTGCCCCTCCCGGGGCTGCCCGCCCGGGTCCGCATCCATGAGGTCGGGGCCCGTGACGGTCTGCAGAACGAGGCCTCCGTCGTCCCCACCGAGGTGAAGGCACGGTTCATCCGGCGACTCGCCGAGGCGGGGCTGACCACGATCGAGGCGACCAGCTTCGTACACCCGAAGTGGGTGCCCCAACTGGCCGACGCGGAGAAGCTGTTCCCGCTGCTCGGTGAGATCGCGGACGTCGGGGACGTCGAACTCCCCGTCCTCGTACCGAACGAACGCGGTCTGGACCGGGCGCTGGCGCTCGGTGCCCGCCGGATCGCGGTGTTCGGCTCGGCGACCGAGACGTTCGCCGCCCGCAACCTCAACCGCACGGTGGACGAGTCGCTGGCCATGTTCGAGCCGGTCGTCGCCCGTGCCACGGCGGAGGGGGTGGGGGTGCGCGGCTATCTGTCGATGTGCTTCGGCGACCCCTGGGAAGGGGCCGTCCCGCTCGGGCGGGTCGTCCGGGTGGCGAAGGCGCTCATGGACCTCGGCTGCGAGGAGCTCTCCCTGGGCGACACGATCGGTGTGGCCACCCCCGGCCAGGTGGTGGCCCTGCTCACCGCGCTGAACGACGCGGGCGTGCCCACCGCCTCGATCGGGGTGCACTTCCACGACACGTACGGCCAGGCGCTCTCCAACACCCTGGCCGCGCTCCAGCAGGGGGTGACGACGGTGGACGCCTCGGCGGGCGGCCTCGGCGGCTGCCCTTACGCGAAGAGCGCGACCGGAAATCTCGCCACCGAGGATCTCGTGTGGATGCTCGACGGCCTCGGTGTGGACACCGGGGTCGATCTCGGCGCACTCACCGCCACAAGCGTGTGGATGGCCGAACAGCTGGGCCGGCCCAGCCCGTCCCGTACCGTCCGCGCCCTGACTCACAAGGAGTGA
- a CDS encoding acyl-CoA dehydrogenase family protein: MSLDHRLTAEHEELRRTVEEFAHEVVAPKIGDFYERHEFPYEIVAEMGRMGLFGLPFPEEYGGMGGDYLALGIALEELARVDSSVAITLEAGVSLGAMPVYRFGTEEQKQRWLPKLCSGEALGAFGLTEPDGGSDAGGTRTTAVLDEAAGEWVINGSKCFITNSGTDITELVTVTAVTGRKENGAPRISAIIVPSGTPGFTVAAPYSKVGWNASDTRELSFSDVRVPAANLLGEEGRGYAQFLRILDEGRIAISALSTGLAQGCVDESVKYAGERHAFGKPIGANQAIQFKIADMEMRAHMARVGWRDAASRLVAGEPFKKEAAIAKLYSSTVAVDNAREATQIHGGYGFMNEYPVARMWRDSKILEIGEGTSEVQRMLIARELGMNA; this comes from the coding sequence ATGTCCCTGGACCACCGGCTGACCGCCGAACACGAGGAACTGCGCCGCACCGTCGAGGAGTTCGCGCACGAGGTGGTCGCCCCGAAGATCGGCGACTTCTACGAGCGCCACGAGTTCCCGTACGAGATCGTGGCCGAGATGGGCCGCATGGGCCTGTTCGGACTGCCGTTCCCGGAGGAGTACGGCGGGATGGGCGGGGACTACCTGGCCCTCGGCATCGCCCTGGAGGAGCTGGCCCGGGTCGACTCGTCCGTGGCGATCACCCTGGAGGCCGGCGTCTCGCTCGGCGCCATGCCGGTCTACCGCTTCGGCACCGAGGAACAGAAGCAGCGGTGGCTGCCGAAGCTCTGCTCGGGCGAGGCGCTCGGCGCGTTCGGGCTGACCGAGCCGGACGGCGGTTCCGACGCGGGCGGCACACGCACCACGGCCGTCCTGGACGAGGCCGCCGGCGAATGGGTGATCAACGGCTCCAAGTGCTTCATCACCAACTCCGGTACGGACATCACGGAGCTGGTCACGGTCACCGCGGTCACCGGCCGCAAGGAGAACGGCGCCCCGCGCATCTCGGCGATCATCGTCCCGTCCGGCACCCCCGGTTTCACGGTCGCCGCCCCGTACTCCAAGGTCGGGTGGAACGCCTCGGACACCCGCGAGCTGTCCTTCTCCGACGTCCGTGTCCCCGCGGCGAACCTGCTGGGCGAGGAGGGCCGCGGCTACGCGCAGTTCCTCCGCATCCTGGACGAGGGCCGGATCGCCATCTCGGCGCTGTCCACGGGGCTGGCCCAGGGCTGTGTGGACGAGTCCGTGAAGTACGCCGGGGAGCGGCACGCCTTCGGGAAGCCGATCGGTGCCAACCAGGCCATCCAGTTCAAGATCGCCGACATGGAGATGCGGGCGCACATGGCCCGGGTCGGCTGGCGGGACGCGGCGTCCCGGCTGGTGGCGGGCGAGCCGTTCAAGAAGGAGGCGGCGATCGCCAAGCTGTACTCGTCGACGGTGGCCGTGGACAACGCCCGTGAGGCGACACAGATCCACGGCGGCTACGGCTTCATGAACGAGTACCCGGTGGCCCGGATGTGGCGCGACTCCAAGATCCTGGAGATCGGCGAGGGCACGAGCGAGGTCCAGCGGATGCTGATCGCCCGGGAGTTGGGCATGAACGCCTGA
- a CDS encoding siderophore-interacting protein, with amino-acid sequence MTTAPASADAPYRFFDLPVLRTRRLSPSLRRITLGGPGFEGFVSGGRDQSVSLFLPHPGRSEVVVPVDENGEWFPAWRALPHDVRAIMRSYTVRAQRRTATGATEIDIDFALHGDGGPASRWARDAVPGQLLKVLGPTGEKNNGIRFQPPQDTDWVLIWADETALPAASAALEWLPAGTRARVWLEVPHSDDRLELRTEADARITWLVRDEGAAPATEAVRAAELPPGTPYAWIAGESSGVRALRRHLVQERRFDRGRVTFVGYWRRGLSEEELREKASRVTV; translated from the coding sequence ATGACGACCGCCCCCGCATCCGCCGACGCCCCCTACCGGTTCTTCGACCTGCCGGTCCTGCGAACCCGCCGGCTGAGCCCGTCCTTGCGGCGGATCACCCTCGGCGGCCCCGGATTCGAGGGTTTCGTCTCGGGCGGCCGGGACCAGAGCGTGTCGCTGTTCCTGCCGCATCCGGGCCGGAGCGAGGTCGTCGTCCCGGTCGACGAGAACGGCGAGTGGTTCCCCGCCTGGCGGGCGCTCCCCCACGACGTACGGGCGATCATGCGGTCGTACACGGTGCGTGCCCAGCGCCGCACCGCGACCGGCGCGACCGAGATAGACATCGACTTCGCGCTGCACGGGGACGGCGGTCCCGCCTCCCGCTGGGCACGGGACGCGGTGCCCGGGCAGCTGCTGAAGGTGCTCGGCCCGACGGGCGAGAAGAACAACGGCATCCGCTTCCAGCCTCCGCAGGACACCGACTGGGTGCTGATCTGGGCCGACGAGACGGCACTGCCCGCCGCCTCGGCCGCCCTGGAGTGGCTTCCCGCCGGCACCAGGGCCCGGGTCTGGCTGGAGGTCCCGCACAGCGACGACCGGCTGGAGCTCCGCACCGAGGCGGACGCCCGGATCACCTGGCTGGTACGGGACGAGGGCGCCGCACCGGCCACCGAAGCGGTCCGTGCCGCGGAACTGCCTCCGGGCACCCCCTACGCCTGGATCGCGGGAGAGTCCTCCGGCGTACGGGCGCTGCGGCGCCACCTGGTCCAGGAGCGGCGGTTCGACCGCGGCCGGGTCACCTTCGTCGGCTACTGGCGGCGGGGGCTCAGCGAGGAGGAGCTGCGGGAGAAGGCGTCCAGGGTGACCGTTTAG
- a CDS encoding DUF4429 domain-containing protein — MADIITRDGTWSFDGETVRIVPGGKVHPVRQDLGELAVPLRAVAGVSFEPERKGGRLRLRLRSGACPVLRAAAGRLKDASDPYQLSVEKDRAGAAEYLVDEVRNALLIEQVPDGPVEHFLLPGPSVPVSGGGGDGTASFDGETVRLVWNWKAAESKTAGGEVSLPVSEVTGVRWVPCIGLENGSLRFDRQGAVSTAPAKFDPYSLDLWGLSKREYTAVLVAAAVLVRMPAADDPRTRTDAAPALPHAADSGALPPAHAPALASAPAPAPAAVAPAAPPAADDHDVLLRRLRELGELHQTGILTDDEFTTAKQAVLKRL, encoded by the coding sequence ATGGCGGACATCATCACGCGTGACGGTACGTGGAGCTTCGACGGGGAGACGGTGCGCATCGTCCCGGGCGGCAAGGTACACCCGGTGCGGCAGGACCTCGGCGAACTCGCCGTCCCGCTGCGGGCGGTGGCGGGAGTCTCGTTCGAGCCGGAGCGCAAGGGCGGCCGGCTGCGGCTGCGCCTCCGCTCCGGCGCCTGCCCGGTGCTGCGGGCCGCCGCAGGACGGCTCAAGGACGCCTCGGACCCGTACCAGCTCTCGGTGGAGAAGGACCGCGCGGGCGCGGCCGAATACCTCGTCGACGAGGTACGCAACGCCCTGCTGATCGAGCAGGTGCCGGACGGTCCGGTGGAACACTTCCTGCTGCCGGGGCCGTCGGTGCCCGTGTCCGGCGGCGGCGGGGACGGCACCGCCTCCTTCGACGGGGAGACGGTCCGCCTCGTCTGGAACTGGAAGGCGGCGGAGTCCAAGACCGCTGGTGGCGAGGTCTCCCTGCCCGTGTCGGAGGTGACGGGGGTGCGCTGGGTGCCCTGCATCGGGCTGGAGAACGGCTCCCTGCGCTTCGACCGGCAGGGCGCCGTCTCCACGGCACCGGCCAAGTTCGACCCGTACTCCCTGGACCTGTGGGGGCTGTCGAAGCGGGAGTACACCGCCGTCCTGGTCGCGGCCGCCGTCCTCGTCCGGATGCCGGCGGCCGACGACCCCCGTACCCGGACGGACGCCGCTCCGGCCCTCCCGCACGCCGCCGACTCCGGGGCGCTTCCGCCCGCCCACGCGCCCGCCCTCGCGTCAGCCCCCGCACCAGCCCCCGCGGCAGTGGCTCCGGCGGCCCCTCCGGCGGCCGACGACCACGACGTCCTGCTGCGGCGGCTCCGTGAGCTCGGCGAGCTGCACCAGACGGGAATCCTCACCGACGACGAGTTCACCACGGCGAAGCAAGCGGTGCTGAAGCGCCTCTGA
- the glmS gene encoding glutamine--fructose-6-phosphate transaminase (isomerizing) translates to MCGIVGYIGKRDVAPLLLEGLQRLEYRGYDSAGIVITGKAAAGRPGTLKTVKAKGRVRDLEAKVPKRFAGTTGIAHTRWATHGAPSDENAHPHLDAENRVAVVHNGIIDNAAELRKRLVADGVVFLSETDTEVLVHLISRARATTLEEKVREALKAVEGTYGVAVLHADFNDRIVVARNGSPVVLGIGEKEMFVASDVAALVAHTRQIVTLDDGEMATLKADDFRTYTTEGSTTTATPTTVEWEAESYDMGGHDTYMHKEISEQADAVDRVLRGRIDDRFSTVHLGGLNLDAREARGVRRIKILGCGTSYHAGMIGAGLIEELARIPADAEPASEFRYRNPVVDPDTLYVAVSQSGETYDVLAAVQELKRKGARVLGVVNVVGSAIAREADGGMYVHAGPEVCVVSTKCFTNTVVAFALLALHLGRIRDLSVADGKRIIEGLRRLPEQIGQILAAEDEIRKLAEEYAGARSMMFIGRVRGYPVALEASLKLKEISYIHAEAYPASELKHGPLALIEPALPTVAVIPDDDLLEKNRAALEEIKARDGRILAVAHREQEKADHTIVVPKNENELDPILMGIPLQLLAYHTALAMGRDIDKPRNLAKSVTVE, encoded by the coding sequence ATGTGCGGAATCGTCGGATACATCGGGAAGCGTGACGTGGCTCCGCTGCTGCTGGAGGGTTTGCAGCGGCTGGAGTACCGGGGGTACGACTCCGCGGGCATCGTCATCACGGGCAAGGCCGCGGCGGGCAGGCCGGGCACCCTGAAGACGGTCAAGGCGAAGGGCCGGGTCCGCGACCTGGAGGCCAAGGTGCCCAAGCGGTTCGCCGGCACCACCGGTATCGCCCACACCCGCTGGGCCACCCACGGCGCCCCGAGCGACGAGAACGCGCACCCGCACCTGGACGCGGAGAACAGGGTCGCCGTCGTCCACAACGGCATCATCGACAACGCGGCCGAGCTCCGGAAGAGGCTGGTCGCCGACGGTGTCGTCTTCCTCTCCGAGACCGACACCGAGGTGCTGGTCCACCTGATCTCCCGGGCCCGGGCCACGACCCTGGAGGAGAAGGTCCGCGAGGCGCTGAAGGCGGTCGAGGGCACGTACGGCGTCGCCGTGCTGCACGCCGACTTCAACGACCGCATCGTGGTGGCCCGCAACGGCTCGCCCGTCGTGCTGGGCATCGGCGAGAAGGAGATGTTCGTCGCCTCCGACGTGGCGGCGCTGGTCGCGCACACCCGCCAGATCGTCACCCTGGACGACGGCGAGATGGCCACCCTCAAGGCCGACGACTTCCGTACGTACACCACCGAGGGCTCGACCACGACGGCCACCCCGACCACGGTGGAGTGGGAGGCCGAGTCGTACGACATGGGCGGCCACGACACGTACATGCACAAGGAGATCTCCGAACAGGCCGACGCCGTGGACCGCGTACTGCGCGGCCGCATCGACGACCGGTTCTCCACCGTGCACCTGGGCGGCCTCAACCTGGACGCCCGCGAGGCGCGCGGGGTGCGCCGTATCAAGATCCTCGGCTGCGGCACCTCGTACCACGCGGGAATGATCGGCGCCGGCCTCATCGAGGAACTGGCCCGCATCCCCGCGGACGCCGAGCCCGCGTCCGAGTTCCGCTACCGCAATCCGGTGGTGGACCCCGACACCCTGTACGTCGCCGTCTCGCAGTCCGGGGAGACCTACGACGTACTGGCCGCCGTCCAGGAGCTCAAGCGCAAGGGTGCGCGGGTCCTGGGCGTGGTGAACGTGGTCGGCTCCGCCATCGCCCGGGAGGCCGACGGCGGCATGTACGTCCACGCGGGCCCCGAGGTCTGCGTCGTCTCCACCAAGTGCTTCACCAACACCGTCGTCGCCTTCGCCCTGCTCGCCCTGCACCTGGGCCGCATCCGCGACCTGTCGGTGGCCGACGGCAAGCGGATCATCGAGGGGCTGCGCAGGCTTCCCGAGCAGATCGGGCAGATCCTCGCGGCGGAGGACGAGATCAGGAAGCTGGCCGAGGAGTACGCGGGCGCCCGGTCGATGATGTTCATCGGCCGGGTGCGGGGCTACCCCGTCGCGCTGGAGGCGTCCCTGAAACTCAAGGAGATCTCCTACATCCACGCCGAGGCCTACCCCGCCTCCGAGCTGAAGCACGGCCCGCTCGCGCTCATCGAGCCGGCCCTCCCCACGGTCGCGGTCATCCCCGACGACGACCTGCTGGAGAAGAACCGTGCCGCGCTGGAGGAGATCAAGGCGCGCGACGGCCGCATCCTGGCCGTCGCCCACCGTGAGCAGGAGAAGGCCGACCACACCATCGTCGTGCCGAAGAACGAGAACGAGCTGGACCCGATCCTCATGGGCATCCCGCTGCAACTGCTCGCCTACCACACGGCGCTGGCCATGGGCCGGGACATCGACAAGCCGCGCAACCTGGCGAAGTCGGTCACCGTCGAGTAG
- a CDS encoding universal stress protein: MAGHEIPEPADRKQVADARSDPQSVGESRPSCDPAFRHGVVVGFDGSTSSERALAYAIGMACRLSSGLIIVHVANRLPTTVWAGCEPPVFVDVPDHRTEVLGLELACADYLAEVPWVLVERGGDICHELEEVGREYSANAIVVGSTHGIVGRIFGSVAGRLARRAQRPVIVIP; encoded by the coding sequence ATGGCCGGTCACGAAATCCCCGAACCCGCAGACCGCAAGCAGGTAGCCGACGCACGGTCGGACCCGCAGTCGGTCGGAGAGTCGCGCCCTTCCTGCGATCCCGCCTTCCGGCATGGGGTCGTGGTCGGTTTCGACGGCTCCACCTCCAGTGAGCGAGCCCTCGCGTATGCCATCGGGATGGCGTGCAGGCTGAGTTCCGGCCTGATCATCGTCCATGTGGCCAACCGGCTGCCCACCACCGTCTGGGCCGGCTGCGAGCCCCCCGTCTTCGTCGACGTTCCCGACCACCGCACCGAGGTCCTCGGGTTGGAGCTGGCCTGCGCGGACTATCTCGCCGAGGTGCCGTGGGTGCTCGTCGAGCGGGGTGGGGACATCTGCCACGAACTGGAAGAAGTCGGGCGGGAGTATTCGGCGAACGCGATCGTCGTCGGCTCGACGCACGGCATCGTGGGACGCATCTTCGGTTCGGTGGCGGGCCGCCTCGCGCGCCGCGCCCAGCGCCCGGTCATCGTCATCCCCTGA